The proteins below come from a single Isoptericola dokdonensis DS-3 genomic window:
- a CDS encoding TetR/AcrR family transcriptional regulator, whose translation MTSPRRTGRRPGSTATRQEIVEAARAEFAAHGFRGATLRRIAARAEVDPALVHHYFGDKDGLFAATVTLPDEALGRVLAALGDGVDCLGERLTRTFLGLFEAPATRDQMLIVVRSALTHDVARDRLRDVVEGTLLAGLAGEIPEPERRLRIELAMTQVVGLVLARYVLVVAPLCDLPLDDAVALVAPAVQRHLTGPLPAR comes from the coding sequence ATGACCTCGCCCCGCCGGACCGGACGCCGCCCCGGCAGCACCGCCACGCGCCAGGAGATCGTCGAGGCCGCCCGCGCCGAGTTCGCCGCCCACGGCTTCCGCGGAGCCACGCTGCGCCGCATCGCCGCGCGCGCCGAGGTCGACCCCGCCCTCGTGCACCACTACTTCGGGGACAAGGACGGGCTGTTCGCCGCCACCGTGACGCTGCCCGACGAGGCGCTCGGCCGCGTGCTCGCCGCGCTCGGCGACGGCGTCGACTGCCTCGGGGAGCGGCTCACCCGGACCTTCCTCGGACTCTTCGAGGCGCCCGCCACCCGTGACCAGATGCTCATCGTCGTCCGGTCCGCGCTGACGCACGACGTCGCCCGCGACCGCCTGCGCGACGTCGTCGAGGGCACGCTGCTGGCCGGTCTGGCGGGGGAGATCCCCGAGCCCGAGCGCCGCCTGCGGATCGAGCTCGCCATGACCCAGGTCGTCGGCCTCGTGCTCGCCCGCTACGTGCTCGTGGTCGCACCACTGTGCGACCTGCCGCTCGACGACGCCGTCGCGCTCGTCGCCCCCGCCGTGCAACGGCACCTCACCGGACCGCTCCCGGCGCGGTGA
- a CDS encoding Cof-type HAD-IIB family hydrolase yields MPTSAAPRPDRIRLVVSDMDGTLLDPAGEAPADLYPLLERLHAAGITFVPASGRQRATIAATFPADRTPAHDALVIIAENGTLVTRGDEVVSLDVLDPAVVAEVVRAVRGLGTSRGGGAVLAGTRGAYVERSDAAFVDHVRTYYNELTVVDDLLAVDDRVLKVAVYDDVDSATGTLPALVHLRATHQVVVSSPHWIDVMEAGVNKGVALRRLQAELGVGPDETMVFGDYLNDVEMLDAATWSYAMADAHPDVLARARFTAPSNAEHGVVRVLAALLDDATRRSA; encoded by the coding sequence ATGCCGACCTCTGCCGCGCCCCGCCCCGACCGGATCCGCCTCGTCGTCTCGGACATGGACGGCACCCTGCTCGACCCGGCGGGCGAGGCCCCGGCGGACCTGTACCCGCTCCTCGAGCGGCTGCACGCGGCGGGCATCACGTTCGTGCCCGCGTCGGGACGACAGCGCGCGACCATCGCCGCGACGTTCCCGGCCGACCGCACCCCGGCCCACGACGCCCTGGTGATCATCGCGGAGAACGGCACGCTGGTGACCCGCGGTGACGAGGTGGTGTCCCTCGACGTGCTCGACCCGGCGGTGGTGGCGGAGGTCGTCCGCGCGGTGCGCGGGCTCGGCACGTCCCGCGGCGGCGGCGCCGTCCTCGCCGGGACGCGCGGCGCGTACGTCGAGCGGTCGGACGCGGCGTTCGTCGACCACGTGCGCACCTACTACAACGAGCTGACGGTGGTGGACGACCTGCTCGCCGTCGACGACCGGGTCCTCAAGGTCGCGGTCTACGACGACGTCGACTCCGCCACGGGCACCCTGCCGGCGCTGGTGCACCTGCGGGCCACCCACCAGGTCGTGGTGTCGAGCCCGCACTGGATCGACGTGATGGAGGCCGGCGTGAACAAGGGGGTGGCGCTGCGCCGGCTCCAGGCGGAGCTCGGCGTCGGGCCCGACGAGACGATGGTGTTCGGGGACTACCTCAACGACGTGGAGATGCTGGACGCCGCGACGTGGTCGTACGCGATGGCGGACGCCCACCCGGACGTCCTGGCCCGCGCCCGGTTCACCGCGCCGAGCAACGCCGAGCACGGGGTGGTGCGGGTGCTGGCGGCGCTGCTGGACGACGCGACGCGACGCTCCGCCTGA